Genomic DNA from Candidatus Kaiserbacteria bacterium:
TGTCCTATTCACACACCAGAAGGTCCAAACATTGGTCTTATTCTTCGTCTTGCGATGTACGCACGCGTCAATCGTTTCGGTATTATTGAGACTCCATACGCAAAGGTAGAGAAAGGTGTGGTGACCGATGAAATTATCTACCTAAACGCTCACGAAGAAGAGCGCTACCACATTGCACACGCTGCTATTGAAGTTGATGATGCAGGGAAGATAAAGCCCGATATCGTCGAAGCGCGTTTTAAGGGCGAGCCAGTCATTGTGCCAAAAAAGAATATTGAGTTTGTCGACATCGCTACCAATCAAGCCTTCTCAGTAGCGACTTCAATGATTCCATTCATCAATCACGATGACGCCAACCGCGCACTCATGGGTAGTAACATGCAGAAGCAGGCAACTCCCTGCATCATTCAGGAAGCACCACTCGTCGCCACCGGTGTCGAGGAACTCTCTGCACGTGATACGGGCCGTATGATTACCGCCCTCGAAGCAGGTGAAGTAGTGGAAGTAGACGCTCGTCACGTCGTCGTAAAGAATAAAGATGGCAAGAAGAAGGAATACACACTGACGACGTTCCAGCGCACCAACGACTTCTCTGCCTTCTACCACATCGCATCCGTCTCAGTAGGAGATAAGGTAAAGCGTGGCGACGTACTCGCAAATACTTCATCGACTGACACGGGCCAAATGGCACTCGGACAAAACATGCTCGTCGCCTTTATGAGTTGGTCAGGTGCCAACTACGAGGATGCCATCATTATTTCTGAACGTGTTGTAAAGGATAGTAAGTTCTCAACCATTCACCTCGATGAACTCGAAGTCTCCGTGCGTGACACAAAACTTGGCCCTGAGGTCACCACGCCAGATATTCCAAATGTGAGTGAATTGAAACTCCGCAATCTTGATGAAGAAGGAATCATTCGTGTTGGTGCAGAAGTGCGCCCTGGAGACATTCTCGTGGGTAAGGTGACGCCAAAGGGCGAGACACAACTTACTCCTGAGGAACGCCTCCTCCGTTCAATCTTTGGAGAAAAAGCAAAAGATGTGAAAGATACTTCCCTTCGCCTTGAAGCAGGAAAGCGTGGTCGCATTATTGGCGTGAAAATCTTCACCCGTGAAAATGGTGACCAACTCGAAAGCGGTGTTATCAAGCGTATTCATATCACCGTCGCGCAGGTACGTAATGTATCCGTCGGAGATAAACTCGCAGGACGTCACGGTAACAAGGGTGTTATCTCACGTATTCTTCCTGAGGAAGATATGCCATACACTGAAGACGGCAAGCCTGTTGATGTGATTCTCACACCACTCGGCGTACCTTCACGTATGAACCTCGGACAGATTCTCGAACTGCACCTCGGTATGGCGGCGAATACGCTCGGCTACCAGGCTATTGTGCCTCCATTTGCAGGAGCGACTGAAGATCATGTAAAGACCGAACTCGTTGCCGCTGGATTCCCTTCAGATGGAAAACTGTGGCTCCGTGATGGTCGCACCGGTGACACCTTTGCACAGCGTATTTCTGTGGGCTACATGTACATCTTGAAACTGCACCACATGGTAGAAGACAAGATCCACATGCGCTCAATTGGCCCCTACTCACTCATCACCCAGCAGCCACTCGGCGGAAAAGCACAGGTGGGAGGTCAGCGATTTGGAGAAATGGAAGTATGGGCACTTCTCGGCTATGGAGCAGCGTATACGCTCCGCGAGATGCTCACGATTAAGTCAGACGATATTGTGGGACGTTCTGCCGCATTCGACGCCATCGTCCGTGGCGAAAAGATTAGTCATCCACACACACCGGCAGCATTCAATGTGCTCGTCAATCAGTTACGTGGCCTTTCACTCGACATCGATTTACGAAAGGAGCCGAGCGACCGCGCTTATTAATTCGTAGTTTTTAATCATCATATGAAAACACAAGCTCCCCAGCAATTCAGCGAAATTTCGCTCAAACTCGCATCACCAGAGCGTATTCTCGAGTGGTCAAAGGGTGAGGTCACCAAGCCCGAGACCATCAACTACCGCACCCAGCGCCCCGAGAAGCACGGTCTCTTTGACGAGAGAATCTTCGGACCCGTGGAAGACTACGAATGTGCGTGTAAGAAGTATCGTGGTATACGCTACAAAGGTATCACCTGTGAGAAGTGTGGTGTAGAAATCACTCGCTCTATCGTACGTCGTGAGCGTATGGGTCACATCGACCTCTGCGTACCGGTGTCACACATTTGGTTCCTCCGTGGCGTCCCGAGCCGTATTGCACTTATTCTCGGTACCTCAGCGGCATCAATCGAGAAGGTGGTGTACTTTGCGGGATATATCGTCACCAAGGTAAGTCAGGATGAGAAGAATCGTATTTTGAAAGAACTCGACACTGAGTTTAAAACAAAGTACAAGGAACTCACTTCAGACACTGCTCGTGAAGACCTCCAAGGTCGCATGAGTGACATCAAGCACGAAATTGAATCAATCACCGTTGGTTCTATTCTCGATGAGATGCACTACCACAAGTACTCAATGAAGTACTCAACACTCTTTGACGCACGAATTGGTGCGGAGGCGATTTACGACATTTTCAAGAAACTCGACCTCGTACTCCTTCGCGACCAACTCGAAAAGGCGCGTGAGACCGCCGGTGCTGCAGAGCGTACGAAGCTCGACAAGCGTCTTTCGCTCATTAAGGGAATGATTCATGCAGAGGTACGTCCTGAGTGGATGTTCCTTATGCGTATCCCCGTGATTCCACCAGCACTTCGCCCTATGGTGGCGCTTGAGGGTGGACGTCATGCATCTTCAGACCTCAACGACCTCTACCGCCGTGTCATCAACCGAAACAATCGTCTCAAGAAACTCATCGACATCATGGCTCCGGATGTGATTCTCCGTAACGAGAAGCGTATCCTTCAGGAGGCAGTCGATGCACTTATCGACAACTCTATTCGTCACGGCAACACCGCATACTCTGCAATGAGTCAGGCACAGCGACGTCCACTCAAGTCACTTTCAGATTACTTGAAAAGTAAGCAAGGCTACTTCCGCCAGAACCTTCTCGGAAAACGAGTAGACTACTCGGGACGTTCCGTGATTGTGATTGGTCCAGACCTCTCACTCGACCAGTGTGGTCTCCCCAAGCACATGGCACTTGAACTCTTCCGCCCATTCGTTATTGCACAGCTTTTGAAGCAAGAACTCGCATACAACATTCGTGGTGCAGGACGCTTGATTGAAGATGGCGTACCTGAAGTGTGGGCGATTCTCGAAAATGTGATTAAAGATCGACACGTACTTCTCAACCGCGCACCAACACTCCACCGTCAGGGTATTCAGGCATTCCGCCCTGTACTTATTGAAGGTAATGCTATTCAGGTGCACCCGCTCGTGTGTCGCGCGTTCAACGCCGACTTCGACGGTGACCAGATGGCGGTACACGTACCGCTCGGTGAAGAAGCACAGTTTGAGGCACGGGAAATCATCTCTGCAAACAAGAACATCTTGAAGCCAGGAAGTGCAGACCCTGTCGTATCAGAAAAACTTCTCGATATGGCACTCGGTGCATTCTGGATGACCAAGATTATCGAAGGTGCAAACTGGCGAGGGCAAATTCTTTGCTTCCCCTAACGCAGCGATTATTGCCTATGACTTTGGGGTTATTGACCTTCGTGCAAAGGTGAAAGTGCTTGCGACTGATACCGAGAAGTATGCACAGTATAAGGGCGAGGTATTTGAGACTTCAGTTGGACGCCTTCTCTTTAACTCAGTGCTCCCAAGTGACCACGATTACATTAATGATGTCATCACGCAGCGCACACTCTTTAACATCATCATTGAGATTATCGATGTAGATGGTATTGGCGCAGTACCAAAGATTGTTGACCGCATGAAGCGATTTGGATTTGAGTACGCAACAAAAGTCTGGTACCACATGGGGTATCGACGATGTGGTCGTGCCAAAGCAAAAGAAAGCAATCATCGAGAAAGCGCGAGGCGAAGAAGCAAAGGTACTCGCGTTCTTTAACGAGGGTCTCATCTCTCGCGATGAACGACGCCGCATGATTATTGAAATCTGGCACCGCACGAAGACCGAGATTGAAGGCACATTACCTGAGACACTTGATGTGAATGGTTCGGTATACGACATGTGGAAGTCTGGCGCCCGCGGTTCTATGGGGACAGATTGCCATGATGGCTGGTATGAAGGGTCTCATCATCAACACACGAGGAGAAACACTCGAGTTCCCAATTACCTCTTCCATGAAGGAGGGAATGAGCCCAATTGAATACTTCATTACCACGCACGGTTCACGTAAGGGACTTGCCGATACCGCGCTCCAGACAGCAAAGGCTGGATACCTCACCCGTCGTCTCTTCGTGGTAGCACAGGATGCTATTGTGACTGAGCCAGACTGCAAGACTAAGGACGGTGTCACTATTGGTCGCGTCTCTTCATCAGGAATTGAGATTGCATTTAGCAAAGCGATTCGTGGACGCATCCTCGCCTTGGACGCGATAACGACTACTGGCGAAGTACTCTTCAAGAAAGGGCATCTCCTTTCACGTACTGACTCAATGGTTGTGGAGAAGTCAGACATTACGTCTGTCGAGGTACGCTCACCGATGACGTGTAAGACACTTCATGGTGTGTGTCAGCAGTGTTATGGTATCGACCTCACGACGAACAAACTGGTGGATATTGGAGAGGCAGTAGGAACTGTGGCTGCACAAGCTATTGGAGAGCCAGGAACACAGCTTACGATGAATACCAAGCACGCAGGAGGTGCTGCGTCAGTCGGTGGAGACGTGACTCAGGGTCTTCCTCGTGTGGAAGAAGTGTTTGAAAAGCGTTCACCAAAGGTTCCTGCAGTTATTTCAAAGACCGACGGTATTGTGACGAGTATTCGTACTGAAGGAAAGGAGAAAATCATCACCGTTGCACCAACACTTGGCTCGAAGTATGCGACAAAGAAGAATGACTCTATTGAGTATGGTGTGCACTTCCGTCGTGTGGTTATGGTACGAGAAGGTGATTCTGTTAAGCAAGGGCAACTCCTTACTGACGGCTCAGTACATCTTCCTGATCTCTTCAAGTACGCAGGACAAGTACCGACACAGGAATACATCATCAATGAGACCAATAAGATTTACGAACTTCAGGGTGTGACCATTGCGCGCAAGCACATTGAACTCATTGTGAAGCAGATGATGAGTCGTGTGAAGATTACCCTCGTGGGCGAAAGTCATTTCACTATTGGTGATATTACTGAGGAATGGAACTTTGTAGAGGTCAATGAAAAACTCAAGGCAGAAGGGAAGGAGGTTGCAAAGGCAGACCGCCTTATCCTCGGTATCACCGAGACCTCGCTCTCACGAAAGAGTTTCCTCTCAGCAGCGTCATTCCAAAATACGACCCGAGTACTCATCAACGCAGCCGTACGCGGAAGTGAAGATAAACTCACGGGACTCATGGAAAATGTTATCATCGGACGTCTTATTCCTGCCGGAACAGGATTTGTCGGTAGTAACAAGTACGAAGCGATTAAACAAT
This window encodes:
- a CDS encoding DNA-directed RNA polymerase subunit beta, translated to MLPKKRFQNFRDARVSLPDLVEPQRLSYTNFIEVGLKEVFKEFSPISDYSDKKFDLIFKKYELGQPKTTPEHARENKLTYEAPLRALVALNNKTFGGEKEQEIFLADIPVMTENGTFIINGVERVIVPQLARSYGIFFTTNESKGRTFFGAKIIPARGAWVEIESEADGVIYVKIDRKRKFPISSLFRVLGVTSDKDMLKLFKGIAHADEYITRTLAKDPAKQADDSYIEIYRRLRDGDLATVDNAKEFINSIFSTTRYDLSEIGRHHFNERFGLSTDAKADAQRIVSVEDLVTIIKNIIEQNHTPGAIADDIDHLGFRRVRYFGEMLQQRIRVGMTRVKRNIQDRMSTIEAETSLPMSLINPRPLQAAIKEFFTTNQLSQFMQQQNMLAELEGLRTLSALGPGGLTRERAGFEVRDVHTSHYGRLCPIHTPEGPNIGLILRLAMYARVNRFGIIETPYAKVEKGVVTDEIIYLNAHEEERYHIAHAAIEVDDAGKIKPDIVEARFKGEPVIVPKKNIEFVDIATNQAFSVATSMIPFINHDDANRALMGSNMQKQATPCIIQEAPLVATGVEELSARDTGRMITALEAGEVVEVDARHVVVKNKDGKKKEYTLTTFQRTNDFSAFYHIASVSVGDKVKRGDVLANTSSTDTGQMALGQNMLVAFMSWSGANYEDAIIISERVVKDSKFSTIHLDELEVSVRDTKLGPEVTTPDIPNVSELKLRNLDEEGIIRVGAEVRPGDILVGKVTPKGETQLTPEERLLRSIFGEKAKDVKDTSLRLEAGKRGRIIGVKIFTRENGDQLESGVIKRIHITVAQVRNVSVGDKLAGRHGNKGVISRILPEEDMPYTEDGKPVDVILTPLGVPSRMNLGQILELHLGMAANTLGYQAIVPPFAGATEDHVKTELVAAGFPSDGKLWLRDGRTGDTFAQRISVGYMYILKLHHMVEDKIHMRSIGPYSLITQQPLGGKAQVGGQRFGEMEVWALLGYGAAYTLREMLTIKSDDIVGRSAAFDAIVRGEKISHPHTPAAFNVLVNQLRGLSLDIDLRKEPSDRAY